Proteins encoded together in one Telopea speciosissima isolate NSW1024214 ecotype Mountain lineage chromosome 6, Tspe_v1, whole genome shotgun sequence window:
- the LOC122663675 gene encoding uncharacterized protein LOC122663675 yields MEYNTLTLTETNSNKRVRYDSEDSEFDSPEAKRIRENLLDILDDADLVVDRNQTNQDLASVMKSFEEEISNSTSLLQPESVTLTPTSLSDSGGSQPDLGYLLEASDDELGLPPNFSSSSGEEEKNEGDCDGEGNDDLLHVASETVGMDQIWGFDDEIQGYESMGFGIGGGEEENNGGFVALEGLFDYSDVISGNGSDFSDLSWRPESLPAL; encoded by the coding sequence ATGGAATACAACACTCTAACCCTAACCGAGACAAACTCCAACAAGCGAGTCAGGTATGACTCGGAGGACTCGGAGTTCGACTCGCCCGAGGCAAAGCGAATCCGAGAAAACCTCCTTGACATCCTCGACGACGCAGACCTCGTTGTCGACCGTAACCAAACCAACCAAGATCTTGCCTCTGTCATGAAAAgttttgaagaagaaatttcaaacTCAACTTCTCTACTGCAACCCGAGTCGGTGACTTTAACTCCGACATCTTTGTCTGATTCCGGCGGTTCACAGCCGGACTTGGGGTATCTGCTTGAAGCATCCGACGACGAACTTGGTCTTCCGCCGAATTTTTCGTCTTCTTCcggagaggaagaaaagaatgaaGGGGACTGTGATGGTGAAGGTAACGATGATCTGCTGCATGTTGCTTCGGAGACCGTTGGAATGGATCAGATCTGGGGGTTTGACGATGAAATCCAGGGTTATGAGTCAATGGGATTTGGGATCGGTGGTGGCGAAGAAGAGAATAACGGTGGTTTTGTGGCGTTGGAAGGGTTGTTCGACTATTCCGATGTGATTAGTGGAAATGGTTCCGATTTCTCGGACTTGTCGTGGCGGCCGGAGTCCCTTCCTGCTCTGTAG